A single window of Streptomyces xanthii DNA harbors:
- a CDS encoding alpha/beta hydrolase family protein encodes MPTPFFRQPGVLADFIAQNRSRTYGAGLDPYAYERVTSRLTDLMDWPGAFIGEGRRQLADGERFEASGAVRSAGEAYRRAARWFHCAVLLPHPDREEAAHAARQADRAMDRALALLEPDAVRVEDDSYAGRLRGIAHAGRGVAVVVPGLDSSKEEFHDLADALLARGVAVFAMDGPGQGVRAATTTVDADYHHVMARVVDALHARLGGPVPIAVVGLSLGGYYAAWSAAHEPRIGAAVTVSGPYRLTGWDDTVPFVRETLALRSGSERAGREFVARVDLREAAKRIGVPLLVVDGADDVIPGVENGAGLAAAAPYGEYLSVPGGDHLLGNVRERWLPVVGDWIAERLRGAVS; translated from the coding sequence ATGCCGACCCCCTTCTTCCGCCAGCCCGGCGTCCTCGCCGACTTCATCGCCCAGAACCGCTCCCGGACGTACGGCGCGGGCCTGGACCCGTACGCGTACGAACGCGTCACGAGCCGGCTCACCGACCTCATGGACTGGCCCGGCGCCTTCATCGGCGAGGGGCGCCGGCAGCTCGCGGACGGGGAGCGGTTCGAGGCGAGCGGCGCGGTGCGCTCGGCCGGGGAGGCGTACCGGCGGGCGGCCCGCTGGTTCCACTGCGCCGTGCTGCTCCCGCACCCCGACCGCGAGGAGGCGGCGCACGCCGCGCGGCAGGCGGACCGGGCGATGGACCGCGCGCTCGCCCTCCTCGAACCGGACGCCGTACGCGTCGAGGACGACTCCTACGCGGGCCGGCTGCGCGGGATCGCGCACGCGGGGCGGGGCGTGGCCGTCGTGGTCCCGGGACTCGACTCGTCCAAGGAGGAGTTCCACGACCTGGCGGACGCGCTGCTCGCGCGCGGGGTCGCGGTCTTCGCGATGGACGGGCCGGGCCAGGGGGTGCGGGCGGCGACGACCACCGTGGACGCGGACTACCACCACGTCATGGCACGGGTCGTCGACGCCCTGCACGCCCGGCTGGGCGGCCCGGTCCCGATCGCCGTCGTCGGGCTCAGCCTCGGGGGCTACTACGCGGCTTGGAGCGCCGCGCACGAACCGCGCATCGGGGCGGCGGTCACGGTCAGCGGGCCGTACCGGCTGACGGGGTGGGACGACACGGTGCCGTTCGTGCGGGAGACGCTGGCGCTGCGGAGCGGTTCGGAGCGGGCCGGGCGGGAGTTCGTGGCCCGGGTCGATCTCCGGGAGGCGGCGAAGCGGATCGGGGTGCCGCTGCTCGTGGTCGACGGTGCGGACGATGTGATCCCCGGGGTCGAGAACGGGGCGGGGCTCGCCGCGGCGGCGCCGTACGGGGAGTACCTGTCGGTGCCGGGCGGGGATCATCTGCTCGGCAATGTGCGGGAGCGGTGGCTGCCGGTGGTGGGGGACTGGATCGCGGAGCGTCTGCGGGGTGCCGTCTCGTAG
- a CDS encoding malate dehydrogenase, protein MTRTPVNVTVTGAAGQIGYALLFRIASGHLLGADVPVKLRLLEIPQGVKAAEGTAMELDDCAFPLLKGIDIFDDPNQGFEGANVALLVGARPRTKGMERGDLLAANGGIFKPQGKAINDHAADDIKVLVVGNPANTNALIAQAAAPDVPAERFTAMTRLDHNRALTQLAQKTGASVEDIKRLTIWGNHSATQYPDIFQASVAGKPAIEAIGGDEKWLADEFIPTVAKRGAAIIEARGASSAASAANAAIDHVHTWVNGTAEGDWTSMGIPSDGSYGVPEGLISSFPVTTKDGKYEIVQGLDINEFSRARIDASVKELAEERDAVRELGLI, encoded by the coding sequence ATGACCCGCACTCCTGTGAACGTCACCGTCACCGGCGCCGCCGGCCAGATCGGCTACGCACTGCTCTTCCGCATCGCCTCTGGCCACCTGCTCGGCGCGGACGTGCCGGTCAAGCTGCGCCTCCTCGAGATCCCGCAGGGCGTCAAGGCCGCCGAGGGCACCGCCATGGAGCTCGACGACTGCGCCTTCCCGCTGCTCAAGGGCATCGACATCTTCGACGACCCGAACCAGGGCTTCGAGGGCGCCAACGTGGCCCTCCTCGTCGGCGCGCGCCCGCGCACCAAGGGCATGGAGCGCGGCGACCTGCTGGCCGCCAACGGTGGCATCTTCAAGCCGCAGGGCAAGGCCATCAACGACCACGCCGCGGACGACATCAAGGTCCTCGTCGTCGGCAACCCGGCCAACACCAACGCCCTGATCGCCCAGGCCGCCGCCCCGGACGTACCGGCCGAGCGCTTCACCGCGATGACCCGCCTGGACCACAACCGCGCGCTGACGCAGCTGGCCCAGAAGACCGGCGCGTCGGTCGAGGACATCAAGCGCCTCACCATCTGGGGCAACCACTCCGCCACCCAGTACCCGGACATCTTCCAGGCGTCCGTCGCGGGCAAGCCGGCCATCGAGGCCATCGGCGGCGACGAGAAGTGGCTGGCCGACGAGTTCATCCCGACCGTCGCCAAGCGCGGCGCCGCGATCATCGAGGCCCGCGGCGCGTCCTCGGCCGCCTCGGCCGCGAACGCCGCGATCGACCACGTGCACACCTGGGTCAACGGCACCGCCGAGGGCGACTGGACCTCCATGGGTATCCCGTCGGACGGCTCCTACGGCGTCCCGGAGGGCCTGATCTCCTCGTTCCCCGTCACCACCAAGGACGGCAAGTACGAGATCGTCCAGGGCCTGGACATCAACGAGTTCTCGCGGGCGCGGATCGACGCGTCGGTGAAGGAGCTGGCGGAGGAGCGCGACGCGGTCCGCGAGCTTGGCCTGATCTGA
- a CDS encoding helix-turn-helix domain-containing protein, whose product MPRWKALPDELDPQVKEFASQLRRLVDRSGLGIAALSDRTGYSKTSWERYLNGRLLPPKGAIVALAEVTGTNPMHLTTMWELAERAWSRSEMRHDMTMEAIRISQARAALGEFGGDAPGGRAAQGGGRGGSATAARPTGVAGPAGVSPAMGSRSDGFGPSAQPAAPAAPGGGGRRGNGNGNGKGGGGGRRGITMVLAGVVGVALVAALAYVLFNGGDKGDQADEPTPTPTTSAPKLPAGVECVGDSCTGKDPEAMGCGGDLAANGAEIRSGTTVVQVRYSKTCKAAWARVQGAAPGDSVVLQSGTESSKKGLVGKADTDAYTPMLAVGSAADAKACATLATGKTVCTQ is encoded by the coding sequence ATGCCTCGTTGGAAGGCGCTACCGGACGAACTCGATCCGCAGGTCAAGGAGTTCGCCAGCCAATTGCGCCGGCTGGTCGACCGCAGCGGGCTCGGGATCGCCGCGCTGTCGGACCGCACGGGCTACAGCAAGACCTCGTGGGAGCGGTATCTGAACGGGCGGCTGCTCCCGCCGAAGGGCGCGATCGTCGCGCTCGCCGAGGTCACGGGCACCAATCCGATGCACCTGACCACCATGTGGGAGCTCGCCGAGCGTGCCTGGAGCCGCTCCGAGATGCGCCACGACATGACCATGGAGGCGATACGCATCTCCCAGGCCCGCGCGGCCCTGGGAGAGTTCGGGGGTGACGCGCCGGGCGGTCGTGCGGCCCAGGGCGGCGGCCGGGGCGGCAGCGCCACCGCGGCCCGGCCCACCGGCGTCGCGGGCCCGGCGGGCGTCTCGCCGGCCATGGGCTCCCGCAGCGACGGCTTCGGCCCCTCCGCGCAGCCCGCGGCCCCGGCCGCGCCCGGCGGTGGGGGCCGCCGCGGCAACGGCAACGGGAACGGGAAGGGCGGCGGGGGCGGCCGGCGCGGGATCACGATGGTGCTCGCGGGCGTCGTCGGCGTGGCGCTCGTCGCCGCCCTCGCCTACGTGCTGTTCAACGGCGGCGACAAGGGCGACCAGGCCGACGAGCCGACGCCCACTCCGACGACCAGCGCGCCGAAGCTGCCCGCGGGCGTCGAGTGCGTGGGGGACAGCTGCACCGGCAAGGACCCGGAGGCCATGGGCTGCGGCGGCGACCTCGCGGCCAACGGGGCGGAGATCAGGTCCGGCACGACCGTCGTCCAGGTCCGCTACAGCAAGACGTGCAAGGCGGCCTGGGCCCGCGTCCAGGGGGCGGCCCCCGGGGACAGCGTGGTCCTGCAGTCCGGCACCGAGTCCTCGAAGAAGGGCCTGGTCGGCAAGGCCGACACGGACGCGTACACGCCGATGCTGGCCGTCGGATCGGCCGCCGACGCCAAGGCCTGCGCGACCCTCGCCACCGGCAAGACGGTCTGCACGCAGTAG
- a CDS encoding DUF3017 domain-containing protein, whose amino-acid sequence MSADVTTGGEKHGTRRFPRWTRDTARPEGGGRAAPGGSPAPARQWPLIAVLAVTGLGLLLTAFDLFRIGTILVGVALLGGAVLRWVLPSVGMLAVRSRFTDLLTYGILGAVIVLLALMAQPDPWLKIPFLQDTLHFTVR is encoded by the coding sequence GTGTCGGCTGACGTGACCACCGGCGGGGAGAAGCACGGCACGCGCCGCTTCCCGCGGTGGACCCGCGACACCGCGCGCCCCGAGGGCGGCGGCCGCGCCGCCCCGGGCGGTTCCCCGGCGCCCGCCCGGCAGTGGCCGCTGATCGCCGTCCTCGCGGTGACCGGCCTCGGGCTGCTCCTGACGGCCTTCGACCTGTTCCGGATCGGCACGATCCTGGTCGGCGTCGCGCTGCTCGGCGGGGCCGTGCTGCGCTGGGTGCTGCCGAGCGTCGGCATGCTCGCCGTGCGCTCCCGCTTCACCGACCTGCTGACCTACGGGATCCTCGGCGCCGTCATCGTGCTGCTCGCGCTCATGGCGCAGCCCGATCCGTGGCTGAAGATCCCCTTCCTTCAGGACACCCTGCACTTCACCGTGCGCTGA
- a CDS encoding bifunctional methylenetetrahydrofolate dehydrogenase/methenyltetrahydrofolate cyclohydrolase — MTAQILDGKATAAAIKSDLTARVAALKEKGVTPGLGTILVGEDPGSQKYVAGKHRDCAQVGLASIQRELPATATQEEIEAVVRELNEDPACTGYIVQLPLPKGIDENRILELMDPAKDADGLHPMNLGRLVLNEPAPLPCTPYGIITLLREHGVEIKGAEVVVVGRGVTIGRPMPLLLTRKSENATVTQCHTGTRDLAAHLRRADIVVAAAGVPHLIKPEDIKPGAAVLDVGVSRDESGKIVGDVHPGVAEVAGWISPNPGGVGPMTRAQLLVNVVEAAERNANGVG; from the coding sequence ATGACTGCCCAGATTCTCGATGGCAAGGCCACCGCAGCCGCGATCAAGTCCGACCTGACCGCCCGCGTGGCGGCGCTGAAGGAGAAGGGCGTCACGCCCGGCCTCGGCACGATCCTCGTGGGGGAGGACCCCGGCAGCCAGAAGTACGTGGCGGGCAAGCACCGCGACTGCGCGCAGGTCGGCCTCGCCTCGATCCAGCGCGAGCTGCCGGCCACGGCCACCCAGGAGGAGATCGAGGCCGTCGTCCGCGAGCTCAACGAGGACCCCGCCTGCACCGGCTACATCGTCCAGCTCCCGCTGCCCAAGGGCATCGACGAGAACCGCATCCTCGAGCTGATGGACCCGGCCAAGGACGCCGACGGCCTGCACCCGATGAACCTCGGCCGCCTCGTCCTGAACGAGCCGGCCCCGCTGCCCTGTACCCCGTACGGCATCATCACGCTGCTGCGCGAGCACGGCGTGGAGATCAAGGGCGCGGAGGTCGTCGTCGTCGGCCGCGGTGTCACCATCGGCCGTCCCATGCCGCTGCTGCTCACCCGCAAGTCGGAGAACGCGACGGTCACCCAGTGCCACACCGGCACCCGTGACCTCGCCGCCCACCTGCGCCGCGCCGACATCGTCGTGGCCGCCGCCGGTGTGCCGCACCTGATCAAGCCCGAGGACATCAAGCCCGGCGCGGCCGTCCTCGACGTCGGCGTCTCCCGCGACGAGAGCGGCAAGATCGTCGGCGACGTGCACCCCGGCGTCGCCGAGGTAGCCGGCTGGATCTCCCCGAACCCGGGCGGCGTCGGCCCCATGACCCGCGCCCAGCTCCTCGTCAACGTGGTCGAGGCCGCGGAGCGGAACGCGAACGGTGTCGGCTGA
- a CDS encoding RDD family protein → MSFGDPNNPYGQQPPQGNPYGQQAPQGVPPQGYGHPQQPGQPYGAYPQQPGGPMGPGVPPLASMGRRFGARMIDGVLFFVLYAVFLAPKFTDLIDTVTACDASSPTYDTCVNDAVSDFQSGILPVAGLFMVLVLAYEVLMIAFVGATLGKLAVGIRVLKADDGQKPGIGGAFLRWVIPTVGSFACGIGQLLVYLSPFWDKSGRMQGWHDKVASTVVVHVKG, encoded by the coding sequence ATGAGTTTCGGCGACCCGAACAACCCCTACGGCCAGCAGCCGCCCCAGGGCAACCCGTACGGACAGCAGGCCCCACAGGGCGTGCCGCCGCAGGGTTACGGCCACCCGCAGCAGCCGGGCCAGCCCTACGGCGCCTACCCGCAGCAGCCGGGCGGCCCGATGGGCCCCGGCGTCCCGCCGCTCGCCTCGATGGGCCGCCGGTTCGGCGCCCGCATGATCGACGGCGTCCTGTTCTTCGTCCTCTACGCGGTCTTCCTCGCTCCGAAGTTCACCGACCTGATCGACACGGTGACGGCCTGCGACGCGAGCTCCCCCACGTACGACACGTGCGTGAACGACGCGGTCTCGGACTTCCAGTCCGGGATCCTGCCGGTCGCCGGTCTGTTCATGGTCCTGGTGCTGGCCTACGAGGTCCTGATGATCGCGTTCGTCGGCGCCACTCTGGGCAAGCTGGCCGTCGGCATCCGCGTCCTGAAGGCGGACGACGGGCAGAAGCCGGGCATCGGCGGAGCGTTCCTGCGCTGGGTCATCCCGACCGTCGGTTCGTTCGCCTGCGGCATCGGCCAGCTCCTCGTCTACCTGTCCCCGTTCTGGGACAAGTCCGGCCGCATGCAGGGCTGGCACGACAAGGTCGCGAGCACGGTCGTCGTCCACGTCAAGGGCTGA
- a CDS encoding FHA domain-containing protein, whose product MHSVIVVPAPDTGPREQFRLGPGERLRFGRCDRSNDLTFAHEGVSRVAGEITAQGTFWVLSNLSSRQTYVVENPEGAGEHIKVAAGRLDAPVPFEFSRVVLPAAGDLLPFEVWAPRHDYARGADRAGEGAPTAPAFSLDPGKRYFAVLAALCEPRLRGQPHAALPTVDQIAERLRPTWPASSRSAVQWNIDYLAVKLRLKSGPDTWDPGPRLNGKRESLASLALRFDLVREDDLAVLSGGPGRS is encoded by the coding sequence ATGCACAGTGTCATCGTCGTGCCCGCGCCGGACACGGGGCCGCGGGAGCAGTTCCGGCTGGGGCCGGGCGAGCGTCTGCGCTTCGGGCGCTGCGACCGGAGCAACGACCTGACGTTCGCGCACGAGGGCGTGTCGCGCGTCGCGGGCGAGATCACCGCCCAGGGCACCTTCTGGGTGCTGAGCAACCTCAGCTCCCGGCAGACCTACGTGGTGGAGAACCCGGAGGGCGCGGGCGAGCACATCAAGGTCGCCGCGGGCCGGCTCGACGCGCCGGTGCCCTTCGAGTTCTCCCGGGTCGTGCTGCCCGCCGCGGGCGACCTGCTGCCGTTCGAGGTGTGGGCGCCGCGGCACGACTACGCGCGGGGCGCGGACCGGGCGGGCGAGGGGGCGCCGACCGCGCCCGCGTTCAGCCTGGACCCCGGCAAGCGGTACTTCGCGGTCCTGGCCGCGCTGTGCGAGCCGCGGCTGCGCGGGCAGCCGCACGCCGCGCTGCCGACCGTCGACCAGATCGCCGAGCGGCTGCGCCCGACCTGGCCCGCGTCGAGCCGCTCCGCGGTGCAGTGGAACATCGACTACCTCGCGGTGAAGCTGCGCCTGAAGTCCGGCCCCGACACCTGGGACCCCGGCCCGCGCCTGAACGGCAAGCGGGAGTCCCTCGCCTCCCTCGCCCTCCGCTTCGACCTCGTGCGGGAGGACGACCTGGCGGTGCTGAGCGGCGGCCCGGGGCGCTCGTGA
- a CDS encoding serine/threonine-protein kinase: protein MSGSGGGFGHTVRVAKGFRLGHWEVREPLASGAFGTVYAARRARPSDTLPRTAALKFLPTGTRTPRQLTHLRELADREVQLLRRLRDTPRLVRLYETLTVDAPDQPGLDGATVLVLELAEGSLAGLLERAPAPPHGPELLAQVCQGLDQLHRAGWVHGDLKPANVLLLADGSVRLADFNMAAELDGTHAYTPAFATPDYTPPELLWAEIGERGQRIRPTADIWAFGVLAHLVLTGAFPLPGGTPAARRDAAVRYARGGDELRLAPGVPDAWRGIVTDCLARTHAERAALDAAELLRRVEAVTGVRSARRPRGPRRRRVLAWAAGAVVAALAAGGATLALTGGGLPGGAPGEDRKAAARYGAAELRTDAGVPVRYRKLIVDAAHGCHEPEVTPALIAAILKAESGFDPDLSDPAKDEYGIARWTPSVLWYWIDPRRRPQVIKDLRPPFPPDVSIPAVGRYTCDIARQLAPTGRVEGERGVLVAVGYRTSAGTVNKEGGVPDRVRPYADRVGHWLKAYTPPGAGQ from the coding sequence GTGAGCGGGTCCGGGGGCGGCTTCGGGCACACGGTGCGGGTGGCGAAGGGGTTCCGGCTGGGCCACTGGGAGGTGCGCGAGCCGCTGGCCTCCGGGGCCTTCGGCACGGTGTACGCGGCCCGCCGCGCCCGGCCGTCGGACACGCTGCCGCGCACGGCCGCGCTGAAGTTCCTGCCGACCGGCACCCGCACCCCGCGCCAGCTCACGCACCTGCGAGAACTGGCGGACCGGGAGGTGCAGCTGCTGCGCCGGCTGCGCGACACACCCCGGCTGGTGCGGCTCTACGAGACCCTCACCGTCGACGCGCCCGACCAGCCCGGGCTCGACGGCGCCACCGTCCTCGTCCTGGAGCTGGCCGAGGGCTCGCTGGCCGGGCTGCTCGAGCGCGCACCGGCCCCGCCGCACGGCCCCGAGCTGCTCGCCCAGGTGTGCCAGGGGCTGGACCAGCTGCACCGGGCGGGCTGGGTGCACGGGGATCTGAAACCGGCCAACGTGCTGCTGCTCGCCGACGGTTCGGTGCGCCTGGCCGACTTCAACATGGCGGCCGAGCTGGACGGCACGCACGCGTACACGCCGGCCTTCGCGACGCCCGACTACACGCCGCCGGAGCTCCTGTGGGCGGAGATCGGCGAGCGCGGGCAGCGGATCCGGCCGACGGCGGACATCTGGGCGTTCGGCGTTCTCGCCCATCTGGTGCTCACCGGCGCGTTCCCGCTGCCCGGCGGCACGCCCGCCGCACGCCGCGACGCGGCGGTGCGCTACGCGCGGGGCGGCGACGAACTGCGGCTCGCCCCCGGCGTCCCCGACGCCTGGCGCGGCATCGTCACCGACTGCCTGGCCCGCACCCACGCGGAGCGCGCCGCCCTGGACGCGGCGGAGCTGCTGCGCCGGGTGGAGGCTGTCACGGGCGTCCGGTCCGCGCGGCGGCCGCGCGGACCGCGCCGGCGCCGGGTCCTGGCCTGGGCTGCGGGTGCGGTCGTGGCGGCCCTCGCGGCGGGCGGGGCGACCCTCGCGCTGACCGGCGGCGGCCTGCCGGGCGGCGCTCCGGGCGAGGACCGGAAGGCCGCCGCCCGGTACGGCGCGGCCGAGCTGCGCACCGACGCGGGTGTCCCGGTGCGTTACCGGAAGCTGATCGTGGACGCCGCGCACGGCTGCCACGAGCCGGAGGTCACCCCCGCCCTGATCGCCGCGATCCTGAAGGCGGAGAGCGGCTTCGACCCGGATCTGTCCGACCCGGCCAAGGACGAGTACGGGATCGCCCGCTGGACCCCGTCCGTCCTCTGGTACTGGATCGACCCGCGCCGCAGACCCCAGGTGATCAAGGATCTGCGGCCGCCGTTCCCCCCGGACGTGTCGATCCCGGCGGTCGGCCGGTACACCTGCGACATCGCCCGCCAGCTCGCCCCGACCGGCCGGGTCGAGGGCGAGCGCGGCGTACTCGTCGCGGTCGGCTACCGCACCTCCGCCGGGACGGTGAACAAGGAGGGCGGTGTGCCCGACCGGGTCCGCCCGTACGCGGACCGGGTCGGGCACTGGCTCAAGGCGTACACACCGCCCGGGGCCGGTCAGTAG